DNA from Bradyrhizobium japonicum USDA 6:
CATGAGACTGCCGCGCGAGATCGGACCCATCCACTTCGTCGGGATCGGCGGGATCGGCATGAGCGGCATCGCCGAGGTGCTGGTCAATCTCGGCTATGCCGTGCAGGGCTCGGACGCTTCCGACAATTACAATCTCGACCGTCTGCGCAAGGCGGGTGCGAAGGTCTCGGTCGGCCACAAGGCCGAGAATGTCGACGGCGCTGCGGTCGTCGTCGTCTCCACCGCGATCAAGCGCGACAATCCGGAGCTGATGGCGGCGCGCGAACGCCGCATTCCCGTCGTACGCCGCGCCGAGATGCTGGCCGAGCTGATGCGGCTGAAGAGCTGCGTCGCCATCGCCGGGACCCACGGCAAGACCACCACGACCACGATGGTCGCAACGCTGCTCGATGCCGGCGGGCTCGATCCCACCGTGATCAATGGCGGCATCATCAATGCCTATGGCTCGAATGCGCGCCTTGGCGCCGGCGACTGGATGGTGGTCGAAGCGGACGAGAGCGATGGCACGTTCCTCAAGCTGCCGACCGATGTCGCGATCGTCACTAATGTCGACCCCGAGCATCTCGATCACTTCAAGACCTTCGAGGCGGTGCAGGACGCGTTCCGGCATTTCGTCGAGAACCTGCCGTTCTACGGCTTCGCCGTGATGTGCATCGACCATCCCGTCGTGCAGAGCCTCGTCGGCAAGATCGAGGATCGCCGCATCATCACCTATGGCGAAAATCCGCAGGCCGATGTGCGGCTCGTCGATCTCACCCCGATGGGCGGTGGCTCCAAGTTCAAGGTCGCGTTCCGCGACCGCAAGACCGGCGCCGTGCACGAGATCGCCGATCTCATGCTGCCGATGCCGGGACGCCACAACGCCTCCAACGCGACGGCCGCGATTGCGGTCGCGCGCGAGCTCGGCGTGTCGGACGAGGCGATCCGAAAGGCGATCGCAGGCTTCGGCGGCGTCAAGCGCCGCTTCACCAAGACCGGCGAGTGGAACGGCGTCACGGTGATCGATGATTACGGTCATCACCCCGTCGAGATCGCGGCAGTACTGAAGGCGGCGCGGGAATCCACCAACGGCAAGATCGTCGCCGTGGTGCAGCCGCATCGCTACACCCGCCTGCAATCGCTGTTCGAGGAATTCTGCACCTGCTTCAACGATGCGGATGCGGTTGTTGTCGCCGATGTCTATGCCGCAGGCGAGACGCCGATCGACGGCATCGACCGCGAGCATTTCGTCGCGGGCCTGCGCGCCCATGGCCACCGCGAGGTGATCCCGCTGCCGGGCGCGCCGGAGCTTGCAGGGATCGTCAAGGGCCTGGCGAAGTCGGGCGATCTCGTCGTGTGCCTTGGCGCCGGCAACATCACGCAATGGGCGTATGCCTTGCCCGGCGAATTGAAGGCGCTGGGGTAGGCGCTCTCATGAGAGTCTCACAGACACCCACACGGCACACTGCGCTCCCTCCCCCCTTGTGGGGGAGGGCGGGGGAGAGGGCTGGCCGCAGGCGAGGTCTGCGTTTGTGGCTACCCCTCTCCCTGATCCGCCCCAGCAAGTGGGGAGGGAACAGAGGCAGCGTGCGTCCCTCACGCGAAGCGAGCATCTCCGCATGAGCTTCCCGGACATCACGCCCGATCTCAAAGCCGCAATGCCGGAGCTGCGCGGCCGGATGCTGGCCAACCAGTCGCTGGCGGATCTCACATGGTTTCGCGTCGGTGGTCCCGCGCAGGTGTTGTTCACGCCGGCGGATGAGGACGATCTCGCTTACTTCCTCGCGCTTCTCGCGCCCGACATTCCCGTCTATGTCGTCGGCGTCGGCTCCAACCTGATCGTGCGTGACGGTGGCATCGCGGGTGTGGTGATTCGGCTGGCGCCGCGCGCCTTTGGCGAGGCTGTTGCGAATGGCGACATCGTCACCGCAGGCGCTGCCGCGCTCGACAAGCGCGTGGCGGAGGTCGCGGCATCCGCCAATATCGGCGGGCTCGAATTCTATTTCGGCATTCCCGGCACCATCGGCGGTGCGCTGCGCATGAATGCGGGCGCCAATGGCGGCGAGACCAAGGACGTATTGATCGAGGCGACCGGCGTTGCGAGGGACGGCAGCAAGCACGTGTTCTCGAACGCCGACATGAAGTTCGTCTACCGCAACAGCGGCATCGACCCCTCCATCATCTTCACCACCGCGCGCTTTCGCGGCGAGATCAGGGATACTGCTGCGATCCGCGCGCGCATGGCGGAAGTGCAGACCCACCGCGAGACCGCGCAGCCGATCCGCGAAAAGACCGGCGGCTCGACCTTCAAGAATCCGCCCGGCCATTCCGCCTGGAAGCTGGTGGACGCCGCCGGCGGCCGCGGCCTGCGCGTCGGCGGCGCGCAGGTCTCGGAGATGCACTGTAATTTCCTGATCAACACGGGCGATGCCACCGCGCACGACATCGAGACGCTCGGCGAGACCGTGCGCGAACGGGTGAAGGCAAACTCCGGAATTGAGCTACATTGGGAAATCAAGCGGATTGGAATTCCCGGCTAACCTGGACAGGCGACGAGAGAACATGCGCATCACCATCCTCTTCGGCGGCTCCAACCGGGAGCGTCTGGTTTCGGTCGCCTCAGCCCAGGCGCTACATCAGGCGCTGCCCGAGGCCGATCTCTGGTGGTGGGACGTCGAGGACAAGGTGCATGTCGTGCAGTCGAAGCAACTGCTCGAACACGCCCGTCCGTTCGAGGACGAGTTCAAGCCCGGCACATCGGGCATTCCGCTGGGGCAGGCGCTCGATCGGGCC
Protein-coding regions in this window:
- the murB gene encoding UDP-N-acetylmuramate dehydrogenase codes for the protein MSFPDITPDLKAAMPELRGRMLANQSLADLTWFRVGGPAQVLFTPADEDDLAYFLALLAPDIPVYVVGVGSNLIVRDGGIAGVVIRLAPRAFGEAVANGDIVTAGAAALDKRVAEVAASANIGGLEFYFGIPGTIGGALRMNAGANGGETKDVLIEATGVARDGSKHVFSNADMKFVYRNSGIDPSIIFTTARFRGEIRDTAAIRARMAEVQTHRETAQPIREKTGGSTFKNPPGHSAWKLVDAAGGRGLRVGGAQVSEMHCNFLINTGDATAHDIETLGETVRERVKANSGIELHWEIKRIGIPG
- the murC gene encoding UDP-N-acetylmuramate--L-alanine ligase; protein product: MRLPREIGPIHFVGIGGIGMSGIAEVLVNLGYAVQGSDASDNYNLDRLRKAGAKVSVGHKAENVDGAAVVVVSTAIKRDNPELMAARERRIPVVRRAEMLAELMRLKSCVAIAGTHGKTTTTTMVATLLDAGGLDPTVINGGIINAYGSNARLGAGDWMVVEADESDGTFLKLPTDVAIVTNVDPEHLDHFKTFEAVQDAFRHFVENLPFYGFAVMCIDHPVVQSLVGKIEDRRIITYGENPQADVRLVDLTPMGGGSKFKVAFRDRKTGAVHEIADLMLPMPGRHNASNATAAIAVARELGVSDEAIRKAIAGFGGVKRRFTKTGEWNGVTVIDDYGHHPVEIAAVLKAARESTNGKIVAVVQPHRYTRLQSLFEEFCTCFNDADAVVVADVYAAGETPIDGIDREHFVAGLRAHGHREVIPLPGAPELAGIVKGLAKSGDLVVCLGAGNITQWAYALPGELKALG